The Hippoglossus hippoglossus isolate fHipHip1 chromosome 16, fHipHip1.pri, whole genome shotgun sequence genomic sequence taataataatatccatCTCACCAATGTTAGGCTTCCCAGTGCTGTTGCTCCAGTGACTGGATATGTTGTCCTTAGCCAAAGCTAATTAGCGAGAAGATACCCCCCTCCCTTTTCCATAGATGACTACCACAAATTTCTACATAGTACTGCAGTGCTGGAAACCAAAGTTCAGCGGTTAGAGGTGAACATGGAGGTAAATAATGAACTATGTGGAGCATGAATGCCAAGAAACAGGAGGGCTAGATATCCTGCATATCCTTCCACTCACAAGTTCTCCTTATCCACTAAGACCTATTAAAGAGTTTCTACATTTGTCGCACCTGATTGTGTGGCATCATTCTCAACTGTCCAAGTGAAGTTTAGGTGTACTAATTTAAAGAATTTAAGATTGTCTGTGCCACAACGTTGACCTATTACACTTCTGGTTTGCCCCGCAGATTTTAGGACACAAAGATCTGACTTCCCCAACACAGCGGTATATTGACAGCAAGGTGGTGCGGACGCAAACAGAGGGAGAGTGGCTGTCCTTTGACGTCACAGAGGCAGTGAGTGAATGGCTGAACCACAGAGGTGAGTGCATATTTCCTTCATCACTGTCGCTCGTCCTCATCACGTACCTCACATGTCACATTCTGACATAATTTCATCGTGACCTTTTTTTCTCTAAAGACAGAAACAGTGGATTCAAGATCAGCCTGCACTGCCCCTGCTGCACATTTGTGCCGTCAAATAACTACATTATTCCCAACAAGAGTGAAGAATTGGAGGCACGGTTTGCAGGTTATATGATTCAAATAATTGTAAATTGTTGTCCAAGTCTAATAACGCTGGTGTTATTCTATGTTTTGTTATTATCAAGGAATCCTATCGATAGACCAAAGCCAGCAATGCATTAGAATGTCCTGTCTAAATTTCCTATCCTATCCTGTCCTGCTATGGCTAGGTAACATCTATATTTGATTTTAACAGCAGTGAGGGGTAAAGATCTTATATCTATAGATAACACTTATCACTCATTGGTTGGACTGGATATGGAAAGTTGGGTTTGTGTGTGGTTGAGGGCGATAACCCGTAGCCATATTCTGCAGCTGCCCAGACATTGACAAGTTAGCTGTGGTCTTATGTCCATACTATATTTCCACAGAGTTATCACACACCAGCTTGGTTGTTATTGGCCCTCCAATCTCCATAAACTGGCAATCACAAGCAACATCTTCTAGTTAATGTATTGCTCTACACAACAGCAAGAAAGTAAGGTCCTTTTTTCAATATTGTTACTATTTAtagtagtttttctttttctaattaTTAGGGTTATAATTACAACAAAGCAATTTTCCTGCAGAGTTCTATTTTCTGATTCTGGCATATACTTCAGTATCACttctgtgaaaatgtgtttgattttaataattGCAATAAGGTATATTTGATGGTATGGCTCTATTTTGAGACCTACCTGCCCTTCCACATGCATAGGTAGGAAAGTCTAAGGTAGGGACAGCACACCTCTCTACCCTGCCATTAGCCTTCAAGGAAATTCAggcagggagagcagcagccaaaagacaaaacagaccAGGcatcaatgaaaacacacaacgcTGATTATGTCAGATTCAGTATGAAAAGGAGGTGCTGGGGTGGAGGAGGGTTGTGAAGTGGCTTGCAGTGGAACCAGGAAGAGTGGAGCAAGTGCACAATATGAGCTTTGCCAATTGAATGCATGgaaatctgctgctgtcagctgacGTTCTTGATTGTAGCTGAGCTTGACTTTGTGACCTGCCAGAACTAACGCTATGCACAATTTAGTAGGAGGCATGAATTGTTGGTTTACATCTGCACATGGgatttgttaaaaaacattttgaatattgtAAGTTGTATAatttatgaatacattttttatttaggtttttgAAACACACAGATCTACTGGGACTAGATCTTCAACATGGTCTATTTCATCCATTCATTTCTTCATTGAGATACTTTTACCACACACTTCCTTGATTCATTTAAATCGGATATTTTGATCTGTTGATTAACACATGTCCTTGTATGCAGTGAGATGCAGCTCATTGATAACTCTGTATATTTGCAGGTATTGACGACAGCTTCATTCATGGCGGTGACCTAAAGGTATTTAAGAAGCGGCGGCACAGTGCCCGGGCTCCACACCTTCTCCTCATGCTTCTCCCTTCATACCGGCTGGAGTCCCAGTCCCGGCACAAGAACCATAGATCCAAGAGGGCCCTGGATGCCGCCTACTGCTCCAAGTAATAACCTGGGACTTACTCTTAGTgtcattacacacaaacacacacaatcacctttctgaacagaaacaacacacaactgACAGAGTCACATTTGACTGCAGTCCTGGTCtatgtcacagtgtgtgtcaggAGACAGTGCATGTTGTGCATAATgtagtgtttttaaaatttcaATGAGACACATTCTGCTCATATATTTAGGTTCATAGTTTAAATTTAGATTATGACTTGTTTAAAAGTTTACATGGACTGTTCAGAAAATGCATAATTTCGCacatactgtccattgctgcagctccccttttagcctctgtctgaaaccaTTGATTTTAGCCCCTGTCTCTTAGAGGCCCCCCTCCCTAAAAGGCCCAGTCGGCTCTGGTTGAACCGACTGGCACCCACTGTTGTGATTGGACAACCACTTCCACTGTTTATAGGAAATGTCGTCTTGTGCTCTCGCTTTACTCGGCTTTGTTAGGGGGCATGGCTAGGTGTCCATTTTCAAGATTTATGACATGACATCATGACTCCACAGTGGTATCAGCCAGGCCACTGACAAGGCATCGCAGGAGCCTCTGgagaagtgttttctgtgtgggagaggagctcccttcaccacagaacttttacatacacaaaaaccttcataacacactagaggaaaagggaaaaactgaaaaaagcacaatatgtctcctttaacagATATGGAAAATTCAAAAAGCAGGAGTAACCTTGACTACAGTGATTTATACTGATAGAAATGATGACCGCACATACAAAAGAAAGTTTTTGTATGTACAAACTATTTGTATAAACAGGAACTCGTCACCATGACTAAACTCCCTGCTGCATCTCTTTGTAGAAATGTGCAGGACAACTGCTGCTTGCGCTCACTCTACATCGATTTTAAGAAGGACCTGGGCTGGAGGTGGATCCATGAGCCAAAGGGATATGAGGCCAACTTCTGTGCCGGGGCATGTCCATATCTATGGAGTGCTGACACGCAGCATTCAAAGGTAGTGTATGGGGGATAGGGTCAAGGTATCAGTCTGTGGGATCAGTTAGTAACTTGAATGTAAACTTGTAGTACTATATTCCTGATGGTAATCTTTCTGCTCTAGGTATTAGGCCTTTATAACACCATCAACCCTGAAGCTTCAGCATCGCCCTGCTGCGTCTCCCAGGACCTGGAGCCCCTCACCATCCTCTACTACATCGGCAAGACCCCCAAAATAGAACAGCTCTCTAATATGAAGGTCAAGTCCTGCAAGTGCAGCTAGAAACCCAAACAGGCCAGCATCAACACTATCCCCCCtgcctcatcacacacacacacacacacacacacacacacacacacacacacacacacacacacacacacacacacacacacacacacacacacacacacacacacacacacacacacacacaaacaaacaaacaaacacacacaggacataCACACAGTCAAGCCATGACTCTACTGTACAGTGTTTACACAGAGGCAAAGTCAGGAAGGGTGTGAATTACAGAACAAGTCAGTGGTACTTCATTGagtacacaacacacatgatCAGTGCTTCTCCAGAAACCTGACTTTGATACCAATGCTTTAAGGCTGAAATAAACAGAGTTGCGCTGGACTATGTCGGTGGCATAGGTTCACAATGCCTAAGCAGGTCGGGCTGAGTCCAGGTCGAGGCAGCAGGTTGTAGTGTAATGTTTGGCTGTCCAATCGTCAAGAGCTGTTGGCTATCCAACATCAACATGCAGCTTTTTTACACCCAACAAACCCCCTCCTGGAGGAGAGCCAGAGCAGCCATTCAGTGCTGCACAAGTCTCAATTTCATTGGGCCTCTTTCCAACCAACCGTTCATAAGaagaaatttatttttcaaacccAATTATGCAGGTATCCACGCTCTAGTCCAGATGCTCAACTGACGGTACGCCCGCGAGTGCTGTGTTTCCAGTGATGGTCCCCAAGCGCTCGTCCAGCTCAGATAACTCTGGACATCCTGTCCCCCTCCCCTTACCTTTTCCTTTCCcccttctcttttctgtgtttgacaatatttcttttaagttcGGATTTGAGAtcaaatcacttttttttacGTCATCAGCTTTGCCACTTTCTCCCAATAGAGCTTTTactgcatgtatgtatgtgtgtatgcgtCTCATTTAGCTTTATTTTATATCCATTGCCGACGCTATAAAACATAACCGTCTTTTAACGTCCGATGCGCCAACATCTTTAGATTTTCATTTAGGCATTCTTGACTCCTTAAATTTCCCTTTATATTTCTGTGATTTCTCGCCGTTTACCTCAGCTTATAGGAATAACTGGTTCATGCTTTCAACTTATGAGGACAGTGGGATTCATCAATGTAAGAACAAGTGAGaacaattctgcagtttaaAGACACGTCGTGAATCTGATGTAGGGTTTTTTAGGAACTTTCTTTAGAACAATTCCAAAGAGGATATTAGTGAATTTGGGATAATTTTTTTATGAgaccaaacaaatcaaacaatcaataTTTATTCTACAGCAAGTTAAATAAAATTACATATGACATGAGGAGCTTTTCATTAAGTATAACAGGGGTTCAGATTTATTGTTGAAATATATCCTTCTAGCAACCGCGGTATTTCTAAACCCGATTAAATGGAATGGGAACCAGTTGATGGTATGATGAACTAGTTGATACAAAGCATAGTCATCAGCCAAACTAAACCGAAAAGAAATTCACGTATTGGGTCATTCAAAGGAAGGCCTGTCCTTATTTACATGcagggtttctttttttcagctgttaaaatacatatttcctAATTCTTTAATAAACAAATTTTAGGATATAATCTTTAGATTTTGCAGTGGTATCAAAGGCATGGACTAAATGTGacaacatacatacatacatacatacatacatacatacatacatacatacatacatacatacatacatacatacatgcagtTACACGGACAGGGCTTTTGTACTGGTATATCCTTTGGCATTCTGAAGGCCCTGTCAACATGCACCACCTCAGAAACTTGTCACACCGAGACACGAGAGTAAGGCTAACACTGGAAGTATAAATAATAAGCGTCTATTTGTCCTGAAAAAGACATTGCCCCACCCCAACAACCACCCACCACTtcacccccctctcccccaaTTCACCATCTGCAGTCACACCACATtctcatctctgtgtttgtctttgttttgtatcCATCGTTTTCAACATCTTCCCATTCCATTATGTTTAAGATGCTTATAAAAACCtaataagtgaaaatgaaagaatagGTGGGATTGTCATTTATACCATATGTTGATGAATGATTGGCAAATCTGAATAAGACGCAGATCATCTTGCTAAAGTTATTGGTTACAAAAACAATTGCCACACTATATGGTGTCATTTTCGGACTTCATAgggatgatgatgtcattcctACCCAAtgatcattatttattttttgatcgATGTAAACTTTTGGTCGTGTCTATTTTTCCTTCGGATGCAGAACTACTCGGAAAGATGCATTTTTGAGCTGCATTAAGTAATTTTCTGACTTCTCATGACATCACTTGTCATGTGACATCAAGATGACGGAATAATCTTTTGATCCATATAAGCTTTGGATTgtctcttatttttattttcgtTAATCTTAAATTTCGACTGATGGTCTGCAAAAGTTTAACCTTTGGAGGTAACCTCCCATGTAACATAACCACCAAGTTTTGAAAAAATCCGTCCATGTGTGTTTTGGTtatattgtacacacacacacacaaacacacacacacacacacatagaggtttgcgcagctatccttattaCGACTTtccattgacttccattcatggtggacagcctaaccaaaaccttatccctacCCTTAACCAAGACCTCAGAAATAACACTTAGCCTCATTAGGGCTGGGCCTTGGTCCCAATGAGGTCTGCTGGTCCTGACTAGGTCAGTGattatgctggaaaaggtcctaaaatTAGTataaacacacgcgcacacacacacaggggtaaAAAAACAATCCCCTGCTTCTGGCTATGCAGGCGTGCAGGGTAATAATTCCAGTAATATGTTCGAAGCAACTCACCTAATTTTACAGTATGTAATATTTGTGGTATCACAATCCATTCATAACACCTGTGTCAGTCAGCAAACAAGTTAACAAACAGTTGCACCTTTACCTTTTACTTTCAAACATTTGGTATTTCAAAATGTACAAGGTACTGCCAACTGATCATTTCAGACTCAATATCTAAATGTGACCCATGTTCAAACAATAGTTTGAATGTCAAGTAAAAAGTTGTGGCATGTTCAGACCTGTCTCCACATCTCTGGAGAACGATCTGGCTGCAGCCATTATCATTCTGCTATAGGGGCAAATAAATCTCtggcttgtttttatttctccgaCCAATCACTACAATCTTGGGCTGGGCTAAGTCCAGGATACATTAACAGTGCAAAGCAGTGACAAGGAAGTGTCGTGGTGAGGGGGACTTGTGAAGGGGGGATTATTTAATGAATCAAAATGAACTATTTAATGATACGATCCTGCCACCTGTCACTCTAGTAATGTTTGGTAGTGTCATCAGTGTGTTGTCTTGCCAAAAGAAAACTTTGATTTCACCCTCTACACTGCAAGAGCTGTCGGTCAGtcattattttttgtttctttaattaaaaaataaaccattgCACTGATGCTGTTTTAATTTTTcctattttaaaaaatctagtTTTTCCTATTTAGTCTGCCCTCCCTTCCCCCCTTATCAAATAAGAAGTGTTAATGTAGGTGTCCTGACCCTGGCCGTGTTTAGTGCCAGTGGACTTACTGAGTAGCAGGAAAGAAGGCTAGGCACCAACTCTGTCACGATAGAGCTGTAattttttatgtgtatttgttgttgttttaatgatgataatgatgatgttatTGTGATCCACTATGCTGTATTGTAACACAGTATTGTTGTGGTGTTTCATTggtaaataaattatttaagtTTCAAGGGAACTcagtgttctgtgtgttttctctgttgttgaagTGATGTTTAATCAGACTGCTGCAGCACAcatgtatatgtttatatgcTGCACAGGCACTGAATCTATAACTATTACATcggattttgttttttaccttcAAGGATTTATTATCTATGTAGCACACATAGAATCAATCACCTCAGAGAATCAAGAGTTTGTGTATGATAACTGATAGATGTAAATAATACAGATACAgcaatgtgaatattgtgcaatACTGTATTGGAATATTGTACTTGTACGGTTTTTGgctgtttaaaaagttttaaaagtttattAATTTTCTGGAACATCATATAATTTGAAGAACTACAAAATCTTGACACTGGTTTGTGTGCCCACCCCTTCTGAAACCACAACTCTGCTCCTTCACCTGTGTGAGAGTGACACCACTTATACCAGTTTTATAGATTTTACAAAACATAATCCCTGGCTACACCATGATGCTGAGAGTATGAGAGAGATGGGATTTGTGGCATCCAGAGAAATGGTAGTGGGAGCAGTAAGGTTGTGTCAGCTCTGGAATGAGGCTTTCCACCACGCTCTGTATGAGGGATTTCGCCTGCATGGCTGACCAATGATAAATAAAGAGCGTGTGGTTCCAGCTCTGTGTGGTTCCTGTCCAGGGGAGAAGACCAGAGGAGAGCTTGGCACTGGTTCCCAATCATAATCTGGACCACCACGAATTATAACTCAGCATCTCGACTGGGGTGTTTCATCATCCTGGTTAATGGTGATCATGTTGAGCAGAGCAAATCTGTCCTGGGTTGGACAGGGATATACATTGTCATATGCAGTATCATCAGATTTGAATTAGATATATCTACAGCGTGAGGATCTACTTCTCTTGAGCAGCTAGTAATGTGGTGTGTTGTTATGGTTTACCTTACTGTGAAACACATTCCCTGATTTTATTGTGTCCTCAAACATCACCTCAAATGTCCCTCAGCTCACTGTTGATGTCCCAAACTCAAATTTCACATCTGTGGCGCAGAGGTGTGAAGTTTTCTTGCAGACGGAGTCAAGCTGCCACAGAAGAGCTGGAACATGGAGTCTAAATGATTGTCTTTGGCTCCAACCTTGAATCTAATCAGATTCCTGCGGCAATATCTGACTTGCACATACAGCCACCACAACTGTGATGTGAGAGGTTGCGTTGAAGCCCTGCTGGATGttgcacagcagctgaaaaggGCCCTCTGTCCTCGGCCATGCAGCAGGCAGCTCCTGTGAAAGGCCTGTGACTGTGCAACAGGGCGAGCACAGATTTCCAGGGTGAAAGGGCTCACTGTCCCTGGAGAGAAAAGCAATTTGGAGATTTTGGTTACTCAGCTGCAGCTGCCggcacaaaataacacaaaattaGAGAGAGGTGACTGTGACATCAGCACTCAGCAATGCACTGGCTTCcatcagcagagagaagaatCTCAGAGATTGGGCTGAGGATAGAAAGTTCATGTCTAACTACACAATGTGTGTGagccagtgtgtttgtgtgtttggatgcCAAGGCATTCCTTTAATAGTAATTTGACCGAACTTGATACCATCTCGGTCTGGTCCATTGTGCCTGCCCGCCCCACCTCTGGCTCTGCTCGCCCTGCGTCTCGTGTGGCAGCAGTAATAGCTCATAGGACAGAGTATTGTGTTGCTTCTGTAATTACACAGGAAGGCTAGCGCTCTTTGAGCTCTGGATTAGTgactctctttgtgtttccttcagAAAGGGGGGCACAAAGAAGTATTGCTGACAACCTCAGTACAAAGtgagtttcccccccccccttctttctttcctcaatGCTGCCTTCCTCTAAAGTTTGACAGGCATCTTGGAGATatcacaaaagagaaaaaggcagGAAGGCTGCCCTGGAGCCCCGGACATTCAATCCCTCCAGCGCCagactgcctgcctgcctgtctgtctggcGTATAAGTCAAGTTCACTTTATTGTATTGAGCCTGAACACAAAACGCTTTGAAATGAAGTGGCCTGAAAatttaaaagagaagaaaacagggaGAGTAAGAATAAACAAAATGGAAATGTCTGGTTTTGgatgacagaaaaaacaaataagacatGGCCACTCCATGAAGTAAAAATAGTCCATCCACCCATTATCCTAACTAGCTTATCTTCGAGGGGGCTGGGGTTTCTCCCAGTTGACACTGATCAGGATAGACGCTGGACAAGTTGTCAGATAGTCACAGATACATGGACAAATCCCCAGTTAACCAAGCTCTGTGTCATTGGCCTGTGGGACAAAATCCATtgagggagaacatgcaaacaccacAAAGAAAAAGCAGGTTAAATGGtagatggtctgtatttatgtggcacttttctagtcttgatcaccactcaaaacactttctctatcacacaaaACTCACACATTGTCAGCACAGCCAGGCGAGTTGgagttcagcatcttgccccaaagacactttggcatgtggGGTGCTGTGAAAAAGTCGACTTGCATCCTAGTTTTTatgcacaaaaaaataaatatatattcttgCATTTCTGTGCAAAAGTGGTGTTTGTAGGAAGAAATCGTCATCTGTGCATTTGTGGATCTGAATTTGTCAGTCTTACGCTGTGGATGGAAACCTACACAAACACTATCATTTTGGGGGAAAATTCCTTGGAAAGTGATGAATATTTCACAGAGAAAACGGGGTTCTCACACGCACACTGTCTCACAGGCACAAAACTTAAACCTGACATTTAAAGTTCAAACAATCAGTGTAAACCTTTGATATCATGAAATCTTGACAGCTAAGCAGCTCAGACTCAAAGATCCAATCCAGCTGCGAGAGGGCAGAATCCAGCAGCTCACCACTCACATTAGCATTCATCCGTGGATCTTGTTAGTTTTTCTACAATTGCAAAAGCACTTGTTTGAATACAGGGCTcattttgtcaaaaaaaaaattctgaaagCAAACACATAATTCATATGATCTGATGATGTTTGAATCAGTTACATACTTGTGCACAATCTAAAACACCATCATCTTACTTTTCTAAAGATAAAGTCTTGGTTTATCTTTTTAGAGATATTGTTATAGCAGTACACATATAGGTATATATTGATCAAACCCAACACAAAAGACCACTTCTGTACACTGATAAGAAATCTAATTTTACAAAGACATATTAATGTTAACACAGCAAATACATCTGTGGAGACAAACAAGTAAGAATGACTAATTATTTATtgtacagtaaaaaataaaagagacataCTAAACAGTATGTGTGAACCCTCACACTGGATTGGACAACGACGCCCGGAGGTTCCAGCTCTACAATAAAGATGTGTCAATCAAGACTTGGGACATtaagagcttgtgtgtgtgtgtgtgtgtgtgtgtgtgtgtgtgtgtgtgtgtgtgtgtgtgtgtgtgtgtgtgtgtgtgtgtgtgtgcgtgtgcgtgtgtgtgtgcgtgtgtgagtgtgtgtctgtgagagttAAGGGATGAGAACATTTGATTCCAGTGACCCTGTGTTACATCAAAGATGTGTGTAAAATCCTACTTGGGATAAAAACCAAcaattattaaaaagtaaaggAAATAAACTGGAATCAAGTTGGAGATTCCCATCCGTAATGTGTATTGGATGGGAATATAATGGGGAGGGTTACTAGGCACTGTAGTAATAGTGATCTGGTATTATCATTATGGGAAGCCAGCCAGCACATCCAAAGCAAACCACTGCATGCGTTTAACTCTTAGTttgcacagagctgcagagaacaACACTCAGCTCTCCGCAAATGAGGACCACATTTTCATTCTGCGGTCAGACCACATCAGTACGCAGGTTCAGTTGGCcagggtgtgtgcatgtggagcacacacacacacacacacacacacacacacacacacacacacacacacacacacacacacacacacacacacacacacacacacacacacacacacacacacacacattccaacaAGCTGGCAGTTGATTCCACACTGAGGAGATGACCTCTGAGAAGTGTAAATGCCTGTGAGTGTTGGATGGCAAAATGCAGGCTGTTCTCTACAATAATTGAAGATCAGAGGTCCACTCAACAGCTTTTCTGAGTTTTCAACTACATCTTATTTTGTTGTTCATTCAGTAACTAGAGCGGGCTCAGGAGTCATCATGTCACCATAAATACTGGAAATCGAAAGATATCATCAACACCAGACCACAGGTCACAGTATTCACTGCgtaggggtcaaaggtcatataTTTTGATGTCTTACAAAGGGATTAGCAcacagtagagtgcatacctccgccaaggtttATAATGTTTTCACAGGATATGACTAAACA encodes the following:
- the tgfb2 gene encoding transforming growth factor beta-2 proprotein, whose protein sequence is MNLCIVSLLLTLDLATVALSLSTCSTLDMDQFKKKRIEAIRGQILSKLKLTSPPEDFPEPEEVSRDIVAIYNSTRDLLQEKANDRAATCERQRSEEEYYAKEVHKIDMYPFYPSENVISATHFNPYFRRLTFDVSSMEKNASNLVKAELRIFRLQNPVARVSEQRIELYQILGHKDLTSPTQRYIDSKVVRTQTEGEWLSFDVTEAVSEWLNHRDRNSGFKISLHCPCCTFVPSNNYIIPNKSEELEARFAGIDDSFIHGGDLKVFKKRRHSARAPHLLLMLLPSYRLESQSRHKNHRSKRALDAAYCSKNVQDNCCLRSLYIDFKKDLGWRWIHEPKGYEANFCAGACPYLWSADTQHSKVLGLYNTINPEASASPCCVSQDLEPLTILYYIGKTPKIEQLSNMKVKSCKCS